Proteins from a single region of Candidatus Margulisiibacteriota bacterium:
- a CDS encoding patatin-like phospholipase family protein, which yields MKSKLALVLSGGFVKGVAHISIAEEMNKRGYVPGVFVGTSIGAVFSVLLGLYDDPKMVKRITQDFVKSHIWPQLVSIDIFSKAGLFESKEAIKLIAKEAGFAGKTFKALKKPVYVTSTDLNTGKLIVFGKDKNMLLSEALEASISFPVIFKPKKMPLRQAQGKVKMMALADGGIRENCPISVAAKIPGVKRIVACDLGYCGQSKGDFNRKNALDVFMQCLDLTTSFSQINRYINDEVFIKNEIAVRIINPGIFDILPFDFKEIPSIINRASKTAKNIFGRFKTPDKFFRFWKSDPFREEYMTVEHIGRKKTNAFEIIDFSLANAPAR from the coding sequence ATGAAATCCAAACTCGCCCTCGTCTTATCCGGCGGTTTCGTCAAAGGCGTCGCGCACATCAGCATTGCCGAAGAAATGAATAAAAGGGGATATGTCCCCGGTGTCTTTGTCGGGACCTCTATTGGCGCGGTGTTCTCTGTTCTTCTCGGCCTATATGACGACCCAAAGATGGTTAAGCGGATAACGCAGGATTTTGTCAAAAGCCATATATGGCCACAGCTTGTTTCAATAGATATATTCTCAAAAGCTGGCCTGTTCGAATCAAAAGAAGCGATTAAATTGATAGCAAAAGAAGCAGGATTTGCAGGGAAGACTTTTAAAGCACTTAAAAAGCCTGTTTATGTAACTTCAACAGACCTCAATACCGGAAAGCTCATAGTATTTGGTAAAGACAAGAACATGCTGCTGTCAGAAGCCTTAGAGGCCTCAATCTCTTTCCCTGTTATCTTCAAACCAAAGAAAATGCCCCTTCGACAAGCTCAGGGTAAAGTTAAAATGATGGCTTTGGCTGATGGCGGCATTCGCGAAAACTGTCCGATATCGGTTGCGGCAAAGATACCCGGAGTTAAAAGGATAGTAGCCTGCGATCTTGGCTACTGCGGACAATCAAAAGGCGACTTTAACAGGAAAAATGCGCTGGATGTGTTTATGCAATGCCTTGATCTAACGACTTCATTCTCCCAGATAAACCGGTATATCAATGATGAGGTGTTTATAAAGAACGAAATAGCGGTCAGGATAATCAATCCCGGCATATTCGATATCCTGCCGTTTGATTTTAAAGAGATACCCTCTATCATAAACAGGGCTTCAAAAACCGCAAAGAATATTTTTGGTCGATTCAAAACACCCGATAAGTTCTTCCGTTTCTGGAAATCAGACCCATTCAGGGAAGAATATATGACTGTTGAGCATATAGGGAGGAAAAAGACGAATGCGTTTGAGATTATAGACTTTTCATTAGCGAATGCGCCTGCCCGCTGA
- a CDS encoding class I SAM-dependent methyltransferase has protein sequence MRIAARTKVNDLSGQSAWHLICPGAMSVLYQRMMWDRMPERGRVLEIGAGCGAPLQFYTAEQRGRVTALDIDGRALKTLKKTYPEVETLVCDIRDIKAESSAFSACIGSNALYLATSEEQLAGGFFEIDRILSDNGRIAHIMSGLPANLLEDWSPDNKPDPSDPESYWRAYQKISSTMVKLLKASGYRAHSRLVRTSVARPLEALNDVQRQLLPFTEELYSGFCFDMCFGVAAVSNPSGCVPEGYYEESMLAYVLFAQRPGQGTLSSVLARIFDFGRTIKHGR, from the coding sequence ATGAGGATCGCGGCAAGAACTAAAGTAAATGATCTGTCGGGACAGAGCGCTTGGCATCTGATCTGTCCCGGCGCTATGAGCGTTCTGTATCAACGCATGATGTGGGACCGCATGCCGGAGCGCGGGCGCGTTTTGGAAATAGGCGCGGGCTGCGGCGCCCCGCTGCAGTTCTATACCGCAGAGCAGAGGGGCCGGGTCACTGCTCTTGATATTGACGGCAGAGCCCTGAAAACGCTGAAAAAGACATATCCCGAGGTGGAAACGCTTGTCTGCGATATCAGGGATATAAAAGCGGAGAGCTCAGCTTTTTCTGCCTGTATAGGTTCCAATGCCCTGTACCTTGCGACCTCTGAGGAACAGCTTGCCGGCGGTTTTTTTGAGATCGACAGGATATTGTCTGATAACGGCCGCATAGCTCATATAATGTCAGGACTGCCGGCCAATCTGCTCGAGGATTGGAGCCCGGATAACAAACCCGACCCCTCGGACCCCGAGTCGTACTGGAGGGCTTACCAAAAGATCAGCAGCACAATGGTAAAACTCCTAAAAGCTTCCGGCTACAGAGCACACTCAAGACTTGTCAGGACATCGGTCGCCAGGCCTTTGGAAGCTTTGAATGATGTTCAGCGGCAGCTTCTTCCGTTTACAGAAGAGCTGTATTCCGGCTTTTGCTTTGATATGTGTTTTGGTGTTGCCGCGGTCTCAAACCCTTCGGGTTGTGTCCCGGAAGGATATTACGAGGAATCGATGCTCGCCTATGTGCTTTTTGCGCAGAGACCGGGCCAGGGGACCCTGTCATCGGTGTTGGCCAGGATTTTTGACTTTGGCCGAACTATCAAACATGGTAGGTAA
- the yqeK gene encoding bis(5'-nucleosyl)-tetraphosphatase (symmetrical) YqeK, with protein MDKEALKKKLRTLIGHDRYRHSLSVAKTAARLASIHGVSVERAKTAGLLHDCAKGMERGSLLRSAKRLRLPPGLKDSGHYHLFHSFVSAHLAKKLFGIKDRDVLKAIEHHTSGRAGMSRLEKVIYISDHIAPGRKWPGLRRLRRLAKQNLDKTVALVAEEMIKYLLERKAPIFEQTLTTRNYYLNK; from the coding sequence ATGGACAAAGAGGCCTTAAAGAAAAAGCTCAGGACGCTGATAGGACATGACAGGTACAGGCACAGCCTGAGCGTTGCCAAGACCGCTGCGCGCCTTGCCTCAATTCACGGCGTCAGCGTCGAAAGGGCTAAAACAGCCGGCCTTTTGCACGACTGCGCCAAGGGAATGGAACGCGGGTCTCTTTTAAGGAGCGCAAAAAGGCTGAGGCTTCCTCCCGGGCTGAAAGATTCGGGGCATTACCATCTTTTTCACAGCTTTGTGAGCGCCCATCTGGCAAAAAAGCTCTTCGGCATCAAAGACAGGGATGTTTTAAAGGCGATAGAGCATCACACCAGCGGCAGGGCCGGCATGTCAAGACTGGAAAAGGTCATCTATATCTCGGACCATATAGCCCCGGGACGCAAATGGCCCGGGCTGCGCAGGCTGCGCCGTCTGGCAAAACAGAACCTTGATAAAACTGTTGCCCTCGTCGCCGAAGAAATGATAAAATATCTTCTGGAAAGAAAAGCTCCCATCTTCGAACAGACCCTGACGACAAGGAATTATTACCTGAACAAATAA
- the rsfS gene encoding ribosome silencing factor, whose protein sequence is MKLKAKPGRTKALSSNAIASLIAKAAQDKQALDLEIIDIRKTSSVCNYMVLASGNSSPHVQALRDGIDEALSKAGIKDGKWQGKRDSNWMVLDLIGVVAHVMGRQEREKYALEKLWEKSAFTYHV, encoded by the coding sequence GTGAAGCTCAAGGCCAAACCGGGCAGAACTAAGGCCCTTTCCTCGAATGCTATAGCCAGCCTCATAGCCAAAGCCGCGCAGGACAAACAGGCGCTGGACCTGGAAATAATAGACATCAGAAAAACCTCTTCCGTGTGCAATTATATGGTGCTTGCCAGCGGCAATTCCTCCCCGCATGTCCAGGCATTGCGCGACGGCATCGATGAGGCGCTTTCAAAAGCAGGGATAAAGGACGGTAAATGGCAGGGCAAAAGGGATTCCAACTGGATGGTGCTTGACCTTATCGGTGTGGTTGCCCATGTTATGGGAAGGCAGGAACGAGAAAAATACGCCCTCGAAAAACTCTGGGAAAAGAGCGCTTTTACCTACCATGTTTGA
- a CDS encoding DUF933 domain-containing protein has product MKASLIGYPFSGHKNLFSVLCSIPQETIDGKPQEVFKGVCEVIDPRITKLIELYKPKKTSYAKIEYELLPDFDLSGPLKTQMLSLMKNADELCFVAKGDSFIDDARRFSSELIIYDLMAVEKRLENIARELKKKHGENIEKEKVVLEKAKELLEKEVPVRDGGFSQEMLKVLGALQLLTMKPHIFVGNVSENKLSDKDLVAGIEKEFCGKGVLLSIEIEQELKQLSDEERLEFMKELKIDEPPVNVMTRAAYEALGLISFFTVGEDEVRAWTIKKGSDAGEAGGAIHTDIKKGFVRAEMFKYGDLIEAGSEAKLKEAGKFHLKGRDYIVEDGDILSFRFNV; this is encoded by the coding sequence ATGAAAGCTTCGCTGATCGGCTACCCGTTTTCCGGCCATAAGAACCTCTTTTCGGTGCTTTGCTCCATCCCGCAGGAAACCATAGACGGCAAACCGCAGGAAGTTTTTAAAGGCGTTTGCGAGGTCATTGATCCTCGGATAACAAAACTTATAGAACTGTATAAGCCAAAAAAGACTTCATACGCAAAAATTGAATATGAGCTCCTCCCCGATTTTGATCTTTCCGGCCCTTTAAAGACACAAATGCTGTCTCTTATGAAGAACGCAGATGAACTGTGCTTTGTGGCAAAGGGAGACTCCTTTATCGATGACGCGAGGCGTTTTTCTTCGGAACTGATAATCTACGACCTGATGGCGGTCGAAAAGAGGCTGGAAAATATAGCCAGGGAACTGAAAAAAAAGCACGGCGAGAACATCGAAAAGGAAAAAGTTGTGCTGGAAAAGGCTAAGGAACTGCTGGAAAAAGAGGTCCCCGTAAGGGACGGAGGGTTTTCGCAGGAAATGCTGAAAGTCCTTGGGGCGCTGCAGCTTTTGACGATGAAACCTCACATCTTTGTCGGCAATGTTTCGGAGAATAAACTATCGGACAAAGACCTGGTTGCCGGGATCGAAAAAGAATTTTGCGGCAAAGGCGTCCTGCTTTCCATAGAGATAGAGCAGGAGTTAAAACAGCTCTCTGATGAAGAACGCCTTGAATTCATGAAGGAATTGAAGATAGACGAACCTCCCGTTAATGTTATGACCAGGGCCGCCTATGAGGCGCTGGGCCTTATCTCATTCTTTACCGTCGGAGAGGACGAGGTCAGGGCCTGGACCATCAAAAAAGGCAGCGACGCCGGCGAGGCCGGGGGCGCCATCCACACCGACATCAAAAAAGGTTTTGTAAGGGCCGAGATGTTCAAATACGGCGACCTGATAGAGGCCGGCTCCGAAGCAAAACTAAAAGAGGCCGGCAAATTCCACCTCAAGGGCAGGGATTATATAGTTGAGGACGGGGATATTTTGAGCTTTAGATTTAATGTGTAA
- a CDS encoding LCP family protein — MENFSDPMAPHKQAPGKGGAWKFWMVVIPVFLVAMSASFGFFAAFIVTRILAFEMLFSLSPTVNNLPSTNVLLLGVDATAGVRRSDTVMVAHVDPATKSLGIISIPRDTLVVIPGVRLDKINHAYAFGGADLACRTTSNFLQVPIEYYIKVNLDGLEKLIDRMGGITLDVEKRMYYVDYAGGLHIDLKPGVQKLSGRQAIGYLRFRHDNQSDFGRISRQQKFLDAVAQQISKTRGLSQTYHIIMDFAGSVETNLSASQIMGIASVSRQAYEMGNIMMAQLPGNSTKIDGVYYLEPDMSRVPAIVERFLKERRISEAQGQTGQN; from the coding sequence ATGGAAAACTTCTCGGACCCCATGGCCCCTCACAAGCAGGCACCCGGCAAAGGTGGGGCCTGGAAGTTCTGGATGGTCGTCATCCCTGTTTTTCTGGTGGCTATGTCGGCCAGTTTCGGCTTTTTTGCCGCTTTCATAGTCACAAGGATACTGGCCTTTGAGATGCTGTTCTCGCTGTCCCCCACCGTGAACAATCTGCCCAGCACCAATGTGCTTCTTCTGGGGGTTGATGCCACTGCCGGGGTAAGAAGGTCGGACACAGTGATGGTGGCGCATGTTGATCCCGCAACAAAAAGCCTTGGAATAATCTCCATACCCAGGGACACGCTGGTGGTTATCCCCGGGGTCCGGCTGGATAAAATAAACCATGCCTATGCTTTTGGAGGGGCCGACCTTGCCTGCAGGACAACCTCCAACTTTTTACAGGTCCCTATCGAGTATTACATCAAGGTAAATCTTGACGGTCTTGAAAAGCTGATAGACCGCATGGGGGGGATCACCCTTGATGTGGAAAAAAGGATGTACTATGTGGACTACGCCGGGGGCCTGCATATAGACCTAAAGCCGGGGGTCCAGAAGCTTTCGGGACGGCAGGCTATCGGCTATCTCAGGTTCAGGCACGATAACCAGTCCGATTTTGGCAGGATATCAAGGCAGCAGAAGTTTTTGGACGCTGTTGCACAGCAGATCTCAAAGACCAGGGGGCTCAGCCAGACCTACCACATCATAATGGATTTTGCCGGAAGCGTGGAGACCAATCTTTCGGCCTCGCAGATAATGGGGATAGCCTCGGTATCGCGCCAGGCTTATGAGATGGGCAACATTATGATGGCCCAGCTGCCCGGCAATTCTACCAAGATCGACGGGGTCTACTATCTGGAACCGGATATGAGCAGGGTGCCGGCAATAGTCGAAAGATTTTTGAAAGAAAGAAGGATAAGTGAAGCTCAAGGCCAAACCGGGCAGAACTAA
- a CDS encoding adenine-specific methyltransferase EcoRI family protein — protein MANAHLTNAKRAKNDEFYTQYDDIQKEIEAYVEYDPDVFKGKVIYCNCDDPFESNFVKFFANRFNGYGIKKLVATSYVGSPIAQTELQFSIPGEIRRKKELPEKKRKKAFKIEINEVSDLTKDGVINLDDVKYLLKHDKNASSLLHGDEKYTAGDFRSKECVELLRRSDIVVTNPPFSLFREYVKQLFDYNKKFVIIGNMNAITYKEIFPLIKNNKLWLGNGFNAGNAYFFTPNTRDFASGVYDEKTGLVKFRNVCWFTNLDHGRRHQPLPLMTMKENLKYSKHKEVKGKRTYDRYDNYDAIEVPFTDSIPSDYCGVMGVPISFLDKYNPDQFEIVKFRHGDDGKDLRLKDGSCPYFRVVIRHKKRGK, from the coding sequence ATGGCAAACGCCCATCTTACAAACGCAAAAAGAGCAAAGAACGACGAGTTCTATACGCAGTACGACGACATTCAAAAAGAGATCGAAGCGTATGTGGAATATGACCCCGATGTATTCAAAGGCAAGGTTATTTACTGCAATTGCGACGATCCGTTTGAAAGCAATTTTGTCAAATTCTTCGCAAACAGGTTCAATGGTTACGGCATAAAAAAATTGGTGGCAACAAGCTATGTTGGCTCGCCAATTGCCCAGACAGAGTTGCAGTTTTCTATACCCGGAGAGATCAGAAGGAAAAAGGAACTGCCCGAAAAGAAAAGAAAAAAAGCATTTAAAATTGAGATCAATGAAGTGTCTGATCTCACAAAAGATGGCGTAATAAACCTGGATGATGTGAAGTATCTGTTAAAGCACGACAAAAATGCGTCTTCACTTTTGCATGGGGACGAAAAGTACACCGCCGGTGATTTTCGCAGCAAAGAATGTGTGGAGCTGCTAAGGAGATCCGACATTGTTGTAACAAATCCGCCGTTCAGTCTGTTTCGCGAATATGTCAAGCAGCTTTTTGATTACAATAAAAAGTTCGTCATTATCGGCAACATGAATGCGATCACCTATAAAGAAATATTCCCGCTGATCAAAAATAATAAGCTGTGGCTGGGAAATGGATTTAATGCTGGCAATGCATATTTCTTTACGCCAAATACGCGCGATTTTGCTTCCGGGGTTTACGATGAAAAAACAGGCCTAGTGAAATTTCGTAATGTTTGCTGGTTTACAAACCTTGATCACGGACGCCGTCATCAGCCGTTACCGCTTATGACTATGAAAGAAAATTTAAAATACAGTAAGCACAAAGAGGTTAAAGGAAAAAGAACCTATGATAGATATGATAATTACGATGCCATAGAAGTACCGTTTACTGATTCCATTCCGAGCGATTATTGTGGGGTAATGGGGGTGCCAATTAGTTTTCTTGACAAATACAATCCGGACCAGTTCGAGATTGTGAAATTCAGGCATGGTGACGATGGGAAAGACTTGAGATTAAAGGACGGTTCATGTCCATATTTTAGAGTTGTTATTAGACACAAGAAAAGAGGGAAATAA
- a CDS encoding winged helix-turn-helix domain-containing protein codes for MNHLITDTVFGSYDTLFGSLTSLVLFDNIFSDMLEVIFGNKVSERILFSLLTQKEVYARNISSRFGLRLQSVQDQFKRLEKGGLLVSKIKGKTRLYYFNPRYALLDEVKELLEKAFSFLPEKDREKGYNLRLRPRRTGKPLW; via the coding sequence TTGAACCATTTAATAACCGACACGGTTTTCGGGTCATATGACACGCTTTTCGGGTCATTGACATCCCTGGTGCTTTTTGATAATATTTTTTCTGATATGTTAGAAGTTATATTCGGCAACAAAGTAAGCGAAAGGATCCTTTTCTCTCTCCTAACGCAAAAAGAAGTGTACGCCAGGAACATATCCTCAAGATTCGGGCTAAGGCTTCAATCAGTCCAGGACCAGTTCAAACGGCTTGAAAAAGGAGGGCTGCTTGTCAGCAAGATAAAAGGCAAGACCAGGCTTTATTATTTCAACCCCAGGTACGCGCTGCTTGATGAAGTGAAGGAACTGCTGGAGAAGGCTTTTTCGTTCCTGCCGGAAAAAGACAGAGAAAAAGGCTACAACCTCCGACTGCGCCCAAGAAGGACAGGAAAACCTTTGTGGTAA
- a CDS encoding sugar phosphate nucleotidyltransferase: MKKTVALILAAGKGTRMNSDKPKVLHTLCGAPILNYVLEAVNALHLRDAYIIVGHKADLVMKKYKHLDLNFIEQKEQLGTGHAVMQAEKVLKDRDLTVLVINGDMPFIKSTTLKQLVELHRSKKASATVLTACVEDPAGYGRIIRDLGRDVEKIVEQKDGSLGELEVKEINTGTYCFENADLAEALQQVRPENSQHEYYLTDVISILRKKGKKVAALCVEEPFEAMGINCREHLEEAEKRLKAGKKKPFVV; this comes from the coding sequence ATGAAAAAGACCGTTGCGCTCATACTTGCCGCGGGCAAGGGCACCAGGATGAACTCGGACAAGCCTAAGGTCCTTCACACCCTCTGCGGAGCTCCTATCCTCAACTATGTGCTGGAGGCGGTCAACGCGCTTCATCTAAGGGATGCCTACATTATTGTAGGCCACAAGGCCGACCTGGTAATGAAAAAGTACAAGCACCTAGACCTTAACTTTATAGAGCAAAAAGAGCAGCTTGGCACCGGGCACGCGGTGATGCAGGCCGAAAAGGTCTTAAAGGACAGGGACCTTACCGTTCTGGTCATAAACGGGGACATGCCCTTTATAAAAAGCACCACGCTTAAGCAGCTGGTAGAGCTTCACCGCTCAAAAAAAGCTTCTGCTACGGTCCTTACAGCCTGCGTGGAGGACCCCGCCGGATACGGCAGGATAATCAGGGATTTAGGCAGGGACGTGGAAAAGATAGTGGAGCAAAAGGACGGCAGTCTTGGGGAACTTGAAGTAAAAGAGATAAATACGGGCACCTATTGCTTTGAGAACGCTGATCTTGCCGAGGCTCTGCAGCAGGTACGGCCCGAGAATTCGCAGCACGAATACTACCTGACCGATGTCATCAGCATCCTGCGCAAAAAAGGCAAAAAGGTGGCCGCGCTGTGCGTGGAAGAGCCCTTTGAGGCCATGGGGATCAACTGCAGAGAGCATCTTGAGGAAGCCGAAAAAAGGCTGAAAGCCGGCAAAAAAAAGCCGTTCGTGGTATAA
- a CDS encoding response regulator, which yields MKKLLLFSKDKGLLQYLESGLDRSQYKVELFEALSEAADHIRQKLSDIALIDADGQELAPDEIFRSFKNIAPRLKAIVLSSTKDVSQAVSSIKAGVFDFLAKPVSLESLRTAVDSAFISRLPKNRAGLFSEELWLKGSGQSITDFTCLMAEAAQTEKDAVILFPKGAPAVRAAGLLHSAGFNKNRRLAVMDLADYSRQDSEAAFWTALKDHFAQKEASKEEGGEDLAGTVFLNNFDRTSDHFRKLLLDHLISRRDQRCDRSVKAVLGARALSEEEKEKVSKIFDIICIPPLMERKEDLPVLVQAYADGFAQKYGKTVKGFSKEALSFLLDHDWPGNYAEMEALIENAVLLCRGEFIEYGDLMADLQMLTGICAKRALLSGRWELSKARELFDRSLIETLILGCENDLDRTAALLDLPKTVLLEKMSELNLKTEI from the coding sequence ATGAAAAAACTTCTTCTTTTTTCAAAGGACAAAGGTCTGCTGCAGTACCTGGAAAGCGGACTCGACAGGAGCCAGTACAAGGTAGAGCTTTTTGAGGCGCTGTCGGAGGCGGCGGACCACATTAGGCAAAAACTGTCCGACATAGCTCTTATTGACGCCGACGGCCAGGAGCTTGCTCCAGATGAGATCTTCAGATCTTTTAAGAACATCGCGCCAAGGCTCAAGGCAATAGTCCTTAGCTCTACAAAGGATGTTTCGCAGGCCGTTTCTTCCATAAAAGCCGGGGTCTTTGACTTTTTGGCAAAACCTGTTTCTTTAGAGTCCCTTAGAACGGCCGTTGACAGCGCTTTTATCTCTAGGCTGCCAAAAAACCGGGCTGGCCTGTTTTCGGAGGAACTATGGCTAAAAGGCTCGGGCCAATCCATTACGGATTTTACCTGCCTTATGGCAGAGGCCGCGCAGACCGAAAAAGATGCCGTGATACTTTTTCCTAAGGGAGCCCCGGCAGTCCGCGCCGCAGGCCTCCTCCACAGCGCGGGATTTAACAAGAACCGAAGGCTTGCGGTAATGGACCTTGCCGATTATTCGAGGCAGGACAGCGAGGCGGCATTCTGGACAGCCTTAAAGGACCATTTTGCCCAAAAGGAGGCCTCAAAGGAAGAAGGAGGCGAAGACCTGGCCGGGACAGTGTTCCTCAACAATTTTGACAGGACAAGCGACCACTTTAGGAAGCTGCTGCTTGATCATCTGATAAGCCGCAGGGACCAGCGCTGCGACAGGTCTGTAAAAGCCGTACTGGGAGCACGGGCGCTTTCCGAGGAAGAAAAAGAAAAGGTCTCAAAGATATTTGATATCATCTGTATCCCGCCGCTTATGGAGCGCAAAGAGGACCTGCCCGTGCTTGTTCAGGCCTACGCGGATGGTTTTGCCCAAAAATACGGCAAGACGGTGAAGGGCTTTTCCAAAGAAGCGCTTTCCTTTTTGCTGGACCACGACTGGCCCGGCAATTATGCCGAGATGGAGGCCCTTATCGAGAACGCGGTGCTTTTGTGCCGCGGCGAGTTCATTGAATACGGCGACCTTATGGCGGACCTGCAGATGCTTACCGGGATCTGCGCAAAGAGAGCGCTTTTATCCGGCAGGTGGGAGCTCTCAAAGGCCAGAGAGCTTTTTGACAGAAGTTTAATAGAAACGCTTATACTGGGCTGCGAAAATGACCTTGACAGGACAGCCGCGCTTTTAGACCTGCCCAAGACCGTGCTTTTGGAAAAAATGAGTGAACTCAACCTCAAGACAGAAATCTAA
- a CDS encoding GIY-YIG nuclease family protein has protein sequence MKGIIYIMTTAVSGLIKIGKSGTKNYSERMRDLEANGYYNVAGLKRFFAIELEDYDDKEDLLHDIFKKHQVGESELFALDQELLQQLLLSFKGKVIYPENVDQEKEFDMISHARKESRLFNFYRKGLKNGDIVVFKDDETVTAAVVGEREVEYGGQIWKLSPLTYKLYEQRGELNKSGAYAGADYFKYKGKILRSLPDINRTGEMT, from the coding sequence ATGAAAGGGATTATTTACATAATGACAACAGCTGTGTCAGGCCTTATAAAAATCGGAAAGTCAGGCACAAAGAATTATTCGGAGCGAATGAGAGATTTGGAAGCCAATGGCTACTATAATGTGGCGGGATTAAAAAGGTTCTTTGCTATTGAACTTGAAGATTATGATGATAAAGAAGACCTTCTGCACGATATCTTCAAAAAACATCAGGTCGGAGAAAGCGAATTGTTCGCGCTTGATCAAGAGCTGTTGCAGCAACTTTTGCTCTCATTTAAGGGTAAGGTCATTTACCCTGAAAATGTTGATCAAGAAAAAGAGTTCGATATGATTTCACATGCTAGAAAAGAAAGCAGATTGTTCAATTTTTACAGGAAGGGCTTAAAAAACGGCGATATAGTGGTCTTTAAGGACGATGAAACGGTAACGGCCGCAGTTGTCGGAGAACGCGAAGTGGAATACGGCGGGCAGATTTGGAAATTGTCGCCTCTTACATATAAGCTTTATGAACAACGAGGTGAATTGAATAAGAGCGGAGCTTATGCCGGCGCGGACTATTTCAAATATAAAGGTAAGATATTGAGAAGTCTGCCGGATATCAATAGAACAGGGGAAATGACATGA
- a CDS encoding DUF262 domain-containing protein, producing the protein MKTTLKTNITIKDICEGFVYNELEGKGLFGLSGKLTIQPEYQRNYIYASDGGKKEIAVIESLLKGYPIGLIYFNKVSDDKLEVLDGQQRITSAGRFVTDKFAIKDENGLEQYFSGMAKNKQSTILETKLLIYECEGTESEIKEWFKTINIAGVPLNDQELLNAVYSGPFVTLGKEEFSNSQNANIQKWSSYVTGSASRQQFMERALDWVSKGNIGDYMSRHRYDKNITELKTYFNTVIDWISGVFTDVESEMRGLEWGQLYEKYHKKAYDPAKVSAQVQKLYGDPYVNNRRGIFEYILGGSTDTKLLDVRVFDEAVKRSVYAKQTAKAKKTGKSNCPHCAIGHDANKSKMWSYADMDADHVAAWSKGGKTAAKNCQMLCKTHNRAKGNR; encoded by the coding sequence ATGAAAACGACACTAAAAACCAATATTACAATCAAAGATATTTGTGAAGGGTTTGTCTATAACGAACTTGAAGGAAAAGGATTGTTTGGCTTGTCCGGCAAACTCACTATTCAGCCGGAATATCAGCGTAATTATATTTATGCGTCCGACGGCGGGAAGAAAGAGATCGCAGTTATTGAATCATTGCTCAAAGGTTACCCTATAGGTTTAATATACTTTAATAAAGTTTCTGACGATAAATTGGAAGTTCTGGACGGGCAACAGCGTATAACCAGTGCCGGGCGTTTTGTGACTGATAAATTTGCCATCAAGGATGAAAATGGTCTCGAACAATATTTTAGTGGCATGGCAAAAAACAAACAATCTACGATCCTTGAGACAAAACTGCTCATTTATGAATGTGAAGGGACAGAAAGCGAGATAAAAGAGTGGTTCAAGACAATAAACATTGCCGGTGTGCCGCTTAATGATCAGGAACTGCTAAATGCTGTATACTCCGGCCCATTTGTAACACTTGGCAAGGAAGAGTTCAGCAATAGCCAAAATGCCAACATCCAAAAATGGAGCTCATATGTAACTGGTAGTGCCAGCAGACAGCAGTTTATGGAGCGTGCGCTGGATTGGGTTAGTAAAGGCAATATTGGTGATTATATGAGTCGCCATCGATATGACAAGAATATTACTGAATTGAAAACATACTTCAACACTGTAATAGACTGGATCTCCGGCGTATTTACTGATGTGGAAAGCGAAATGCGCGGGCTCGAATGGGGACAGTTATACGAGAAGTATCATAAGAAAGCATATGATCCTGCTAAAGTGTCAGCACAGGTTCAAAAACTCTATGGTGACCCATATGTAAATAATCGTAGAGGAATATTTGAATATATACTTGGCGGCTCAACCGACACAAAATTGCTCGATGTCAGGGTCTTTGATGAGGCTGTCAAGAGATCTGTGTATGCAAAACAGACGGCTAAAGCCAAGAAAACCGGCAAATCAAATTGCCCTCATTGTGCCATTGGACATGATGCTAATAAGAGTAAAATGTGGAGTTATGCCGATATGGATGCCGACCATGTAGCGGCATGGAGTAAAGGCGGTAAAACAGCAGCTAAGAATTGCCAAATGCTCTGCAAGACGCATAATAGAGCAAAGGGGAATAGGTAA